In Orenia marismortui DSM 5156, the sequence CAAGGATTTGTGACTGATGTTTTAAAGGATATCTTAGAGGATAATGATAATATAGATTTAGTAATAGCTATTGGTCCAATGATCATGATGAAATTTGTTTCAGAATTAACTAAAGAATATGGAGTTAATACCATGGTCAGTTTAAATTCATTAATGGTTGATGGTACTGGTATGTGTGGTGGGTGCCGGGTAACTGTTGGTGGAGAGACTAAATTTGCTTGTGTTGATGGTCCAGCTTTTGATGGACATTTGGTAGATTTTGATGAACAATTAAGAAGACAGAAATTCTATAATGAACACGAAAAGTTAGCACATGGTCATAGCATAGGAGGTGAAGGTTGTCGTGTCAAAAGAAACTAAAAAGACAAAGATGCCAGAACAGAATCCTAAGGAGCGGATTAGTAATTTTGATGAAGTAACTTTAGGTTATTCAGCTAAAGATGCGATAAATGAAGCCAAACGTTGTTTGCAATGTAAGAATCCTCTTTGTATGCAGGGGTGTCCAGTAGAGATTGATATTCCAGATTTTATTGCTTTGGTAGCAGAAGGTAAGTTTGCAGAAGCTGCTCAAAAGATTAAGGAGAAGAATAATTTACCTGCAATCTGTGGACGAGTCTGCCCTCAAGAGGAGCAATGTGAGCAGAAATGTATAGTAGGAATTAAGAATGAGCCAGTGGCAATTGGACGTTTAGAGAGGTTTGTGGCTGATTATGTTAGAGATACAGAGGTTATAGAAGGGGTTATGAAGCAAGAAAAGGGTAAAGTAGCTATAGTAGGTGCTGGTCCAGCTGGGCTTACAGCGGCAGCAGATTTGGCTAAGGTCGGTTACCAAGTAACTATCTTTGAAGCCTTTCATGAAGCAGGAGGAGTACTAACATATGGTATTCCAGAATTTAGATTACCTAAAGAAATTGTTAAAGATGAGGTAGATAAGATTAAGCAGTTAGGGGTAGAAATAAAACTAAACCATGTTATTGGTAAGATTAAGGGAGTAGATGAGTTATTTAAAGATGGTTATGATGCGGTGTTTGTAGGGACTGGAGCTGGACTTCCTCGCTTTTTAGGTCTTGAAGGTGAGAACTTGAATGGAGTTTATTCAGCTAACGAATTCTTAACTAGAGTTAATTTAATGAAGGCTTATCGTTTTCCAGAATATAAGACTCCTGTTTATGTAGGTAAACGGGTAGCGGTTATAGGTGCAGGAAATGTAGCTATGGATGCTGCCAGAACTGCGTTAAGGTTAGGCGCTGAAGAGTCTATGATTGTTTATCGACGAGCTAGAGAACAGATGCCTGCTAGAGCCGAAGAAATTCATCATGCAGAAGCGGAGGGTATTAAGTTTAAATTACTTAATAACCCAACTAAAATTTTGGGGGATGAGAATGGTTTTGTAACAGGTATGGAATGTATTAAGATGGAATTAGGTGAACCTGATGATTCAGGTAGAAGAAGACCGGTTCCAATTGAAGATTCAGAATGGGTGATGGATGTAGACACTGTAATTATGGCTATTGGACAGAGTCCAAATCCAATTTTATTAAAAGATAGTCCAGAAATAGAAACTACAGATTGGGGTACAATTGTAGCTGATGATAGGACAGGAAAGACTAGTAAAGAAGGTGTCTTTGCTGGTGGAGATACAGTTACAGGAGCAGCTACAGTAATTCAAGCTATGGGCGCTGGTAAGAGAGCTGCCAGAGCAATTGATGAGTATATTCAAGGTAGTAAGTAGTGATGAGTGACAAGTAACAAAGTAAATATGTTTCGGATAATAGGGTAGCTTAAGATTAGAATCTTAAGTTGCCCTATTTTTATTTTATTGTGGGTGGTATGCTGTGATATTTTAGCCGCTGCTTTCTTACTAGCTTAATAAGAGGAAATCAATCTAATTTTATACTTAGATGTTCCCTTGACAGATAAAAATTGCTATGGTACTATATGAGTGTAAGAACAAATATACAACAAAGAACAAATGTTCACAAGATAAATTTTTGAAGGTGAGTTTATAAAGGGGGTGACAAGTTATGTCTGAAGGTTTAGTTACTAGAATAGAAAGGTATGCAGCTTATGATGGGCCAGGTATTAGAACAGTAGTCTTTCTTAAAGGGTGTCCACTTAGATGTCAATGGTGTAGTAGTCCTGAAACCCAACATAAAGAACAGGAACTCTATTATGATGGAGAGTTAGTAGGTAAATATATGAATGTTGAGGAAGTATTTTTAGAGATTAAAGAGGATATAACTTTTTATAATCAATCTGGGGGAGGGGTTACACTATCGGGGGGAGAGGTTTTATTACAGCCTAGATTTACTGCAGATATTTTAAAAAGATGTCAAGAAGAATATATTCATACTGCTATTGAAACCTCTGGATATGGAAGTTGGGATAATTTCGAGGAAATTTTAGAATTTACAGATTTAGTATTATTTGATCTTAAGCATTTAGACACTAAGGAACACTTAGAAGTAACAGGAGTTGAAAATACTTGGATAATAGATAATTTAAATAGAGCTGCTAAATTAGATAAAGAGATTATTATCAGGATTCCTATAATTCCAGGAATTAATGATAGTAAAAATAATATAATTAAAACTGCTGATTTGGCAGAAAAGCTGGGAATAAAAGAGATTCACCTTCTTCCTTATCATAGTTTGGGGAGGGAAAAGTATAATAAATTGGGACGTAGATACTTGTTAGGAGATTTAGAAAGTCCTAGTGATGAGCGAATGAATTATTTGAAGGAGTTAGTAGAGAATAAAGGATTAATGGTTCAAATTGGAGGCTAATTATAAAAAAGGAGGGGTAAAGATGAAAGATAAAGTTTATGAAATTCAGAGTTCTAGGGTAGAAAGATTAAGGGAAAGTGTTCTCTCTAAAACTCCAGGAGTTTGTATTGAAAGAGCTAGATATATCACAGAAGCTTATGAAGAAAATGAAGCTGCACCTATTTATTTAAAGCGAGCTAAAGCAGTAGAGAAAACTTTAGAGAGTATGAGTATTTATATTAAAGATGGGGAATTAGTAGTTGGGAATCAGGCTTCTGATGAGAGAACAGCTCCTATCTTTCCAGAGTATGCTGTAGAGTGGATGGAGAATGAAATAGAGGCAGAGGGTAATTTCGATAAAAGAGCAGGTGACAACTTCCATTTGCCCAAGGAGCATATTGATGAGTTATTAGAACTTGTTCAATACTGGAAAGGTAAGACTTTACATGCTAAATGTTATGAGTTGTTACCAGAAGAGGTTAAAAAGGCTTCTAAAGCAAAAGTTATTCATGGTGAAGGAAACATGACTTCTGGTGATGGTCATATTGTTCCAGACTTTGAGAAGGTTTTAAATAGAGGTCTTGAAGGTGTAATTGAAGAGGCTAAAATAGAACTTGAAAATCTTAATCTAGGTGAGCTTGATGCTATTAGAAAGAAAGCTTTCTGGGAAGGTGTTATTTTAACTAATGAAAGTATTATAAAGTTTGCAAAAAGATATTCCCAATTAGCTAAAAAGCAGGCAGAAGAAGTGGATGACTTGACAAGAAAAGAAGAACTAATAAAGATTGCTGAGATTTGTGATCGAGTTCCAGCTAAAGCTCCTCGCAATTTCTATGAAGCAGTGCAGGCGATTTGGTTTATACACTTGGTTATTCAGATTGAAAGTAATGGTCATTCAGCTTCTTTAGGTAGAGTAGATCAATATTTATATCCTTTTTATAAAAAGGATATTGAACAAGGAGCTATTACTAAAGATTTCGCAAAAGAGTTACTAGAATGTCTATGGGTAAAACTATTTTCTATTATTAAGCTAAGACCTACTTCACATGCAGGTTATGGAGCAGGTTATCCGACCTATCAAAATGTAACTATTGGTGGACAGAATGCACAAGGAAAAGATGAAACAAATGAATTGACTTATTTGATTTTAGAGAGTGTTGCTGAGATGAAGCTTACTCAACCTAACCTATCTGTTAGAGTGCATGCTAATAGTCCAGAAAGATTATTGCGTGAGGCTGCACAAGTTATTAAGACTGGTTATGGAATGCCGGCTTTGCATAATGACGAGATTATCATTCCTTCTTTGCTGGATAAGGGAGTAAGCTATGAAGATGCATATGGTTATACAATGGTAGGATGTGTAGAAGTAGCTGTACCTGGTAAGTGGGGCTATAGATGTACTGGTATGACTTTTACTAATTTGATCAAAGCTTTAGAGTTAACCTTAAATGATGGAGTTGACCCAAGAACAGGTTATGAATTATTTAGAGGTCAAGGAAGATTGCAAGATTTCCAAAGTTTTGAGGACTTTTGGAAGGCTTGGGAGGCTCATATCGCTTATTATACAAAATTATCGGTAGTTGTTGACCATATAGCAGATGCTCAGCTTGAAGAGTTTCCAGATATGCTATGTTCTTCATTAGTAAATGATTGTATTAAGCGAGGTAAGACTGCTAAAGAAGGTGGAGCAGTTTATGATATGGTCAGTGGCTTACAGGTAGGTATTGCTAATGTAGCTAATTCCATGGCAGCTATTAAGAAGTATATCTTTGAAGAAAAGTCTTTAAAAGCCGAAGAGTTAATGGAGGCTTTAGCTAATAATTTTGCAGGGGATAAAGGTAAATTTATTCAAAAAATCCTACTTGATGCTCCTAAATATGGTAATGGTCATGATTATGTAGATCAGCTAGCAGTAGATGCTTATAAGACTTATATGAATGAGATTAATAACTATAAAAATACTAGGTATGGTCGAGGCCCTATCGGTGGTAATTATTATATGTCGACCTCTGGAATCTCTTCTAATGTACCAATGGGAACAGTAACTGGTGCTACTCCTGATGGTCGTGAAGCTGAAAAGCCTACTGCAGAAGGTGCTTCCCCTACCCAAGGAACAGATATGAAAGGGCCAACTGGAGTTTTGAATTCTGTGACTAAATTCCCTACAATAATGATGACTGGTGGTCAATTGCTTAATCAAAAGTTTCCTCCTGAATTATTAGAAGGCGAAGATAGGTTTGATAGATTTGTATCTTTTATCAAAGCTTTTATCAATTTGAAAGCTTGGCATGTACAATTTAATATTGTATCTGGAGAGACACTTAGAGCAGCTCAACAGAATCCAGAAGAATATAGAGATTTAATAGTTAGAGTAGCAGGTTATTGTGCTCAATTTGTAACTTTAGATAAGAAGACACAAGATGATATTATCTCTAGAACAGAGCAGAAGTTTTAATTAAAGTAATCGGAGATAGGGGATAGGAGATAGGAGATAGGAGATAGGAGATAAGGAGATAAGGAGATAAGGAGATAAGGAGATAAGGAGATAAGGAGATAAGGAGATATAGGATCTTAGTAGGCATCAATCCTTAAAAAATTTATTACAATAAAGCACTATAAAACAGCATAGTTCTTAGATTATTTAATTATACAGATGACCAACCTTATAAGAATTGATCATTTTTTTGTAGGGAATGGTCCGACCATTCCCTAGATATATTAATTTTTCATTTTGAATTAGGCTTTGATGAGCGTAATTGTAGCGAAGCATGAATAGGACTTGACCTCTAAATCTTATCAATCAATTGCTGTCTAATTGTGATAGTTTAAGTGGTGAGATATCGTCGGTTCTAGGAGCTAGGTAAATAAATTAACTTGCCACCTGTTATTAGTCACTTGTTACTGTCACTTTATACCTGCTATATTCTATTTTAAAAATTGGATATTTATAAAAAGGAGGAGATTAAATGAAGCTTTTATTAGATACTGCAAATTTAGAAGAGATTAAAAAACTTGGTGATTTATATCCAATTGATGGAGTAACAACTAATCCATCAATCATTGCCAAAGAGGGAAGAGGTTTTATTCCATTATTGCAAGAGATAAGAGCAATAATTGGTGAAGATAAGATGTTACATGCTCAAGTATTAAGTACTAGTGCAGAAGAAATGGTGGAAGAAGCAGAGTTTTTAAATGATAAGATAGGTGGAAAGTTATATATTAAAATTCCTGTTATTCCACAAGGAATTAAAGCTATGAAGATTCTGAAGGAGAAAGAAATTAAGATAACAGCTACAGCGGTTTTTACAGCACAGCAGGCATTAATGGCAGCTAGAGCTGGAGCACATTTTGTAGCTCCTTATGTTAATCGCTTAGATAATATTGCTGCTGATGGTATTAATACTGTCAAGGAGATTATTAACTTATTTGGGATTTATAATTGTGAAACTCAAGTATTAGCTGCTAGTTTCAAAAATGTAAACCAAATTCACCAGTCTACTTTAGCTGGAAGCCATGCTATTACAGCAAATCCTGATCTTATTGATAAATTGATCTATCATCCAATGACTGAATTAGGAGTAGAAGGCTTTATTGCAGATTGGGAAGAAACTTATGGTAAAGGTAAGAAGGTTAATAATCTATAACTAAAGTATTAATTTCTTTTATTGTATATATTTTAGGTTGTTGAAAGAATATAAAGATATGTAGATTAATGGATGTATTGAGACATTTTTAGGTGATAGGAGTTAGGTTATAGGTGATAGTAAGGTCTTCCTACCTCCAATGTCCTAACGCCTAACTCCGAAAGTGTCGTTTTATCAATCTAATCTCTAAATAATAAAAGCTATATAAATAATAAGTTAATTATTCAACAAGCTCGTATATATTTAAAAATAGGGGAAACCATATATAGTATATATTTATTTGCTTTTTGCTACACAAAAATTAAGTTGATTGAAAGATTAGATAAGTAAATAATATATCTTTAATATAGTTCTTAAGGTTGATAAGAGAATTATTTATTGGAGATTACTAAGAGCGGACATCTTGTTCGCTCTTATATATTTTCTTGCTTGATATTTTAAGTGTAGGAAGAATATAAACTAAGATAAATATTTGACTAGACTTTAAAATTAATTAAAAAGGGCTTATAATAAGAGTAGATTGTATTAAGGAGTGGGTCGATATGGCGAGTTATGAACCAAAATTGATGGCTAAAGTAGCTGAATTATATTATAAGAATAATATGAGTCAACAAGAGATAGCCGATAGAATTAAGATTTCTAGAGTCAAGGTCTCAAGAGTGTTAACTGCAGCTAAGA encodes:
- a CDS encoding glycyl radical protein, with translation MKDKVYEIQSSRVERLRESVLSKTPGVCIERARYITEAYEENEAAPIYLKRAKAVEKTLESMSIYIKDGELVVGNQASDERTAPIFPEYAVEWMENEIEAEGNFDKRAGDNFHLPKEHIDELLELVQYWKGKTLHAKCYELLPEEVKKASKAKVIHGEGNMTSGDGHIVPDFEKVLNRGLEGVIEEAKIELENLNLGELDAIRKKAFWEGVILTNESIIKFAKRYSQLAKKQAEEVDDLTRKEELIKIAEICDRVPAKAPRNFYEAVQAIWFIHLVIQIESNGHSASLGRVDQYLYPFYKKDIEQGAITKDFAKELLECLWVKLFSIIKLRPTSHAGYGAGYPTYQNVTIGGQNAQGKDETNELTYLILESVAEMKLTQPNLSVRVHANSPERLLREAAQVIKTGYGMPALHNDEIIIPSLLDKGVSYEDAYGYTMVGCVEVAVPGKWGYRCTGMTFTNLIKALELTLNDGVDPRTGYELFRGQGRLQDFQSFEDFWKAWEAHIAYYTKLSVVVDHIADAQLEEFPDMLCSSLVNDCIKRGKTAKEGGAVYDMVSGLQVGIANVANSMAAIKKYIFEEKSLKAEELMEALANNFAGDKGKFIQKILLDAPKYGNGHDYVDQLAVDAYKTYMNEINNYKNTRYGRGPIGGNYYMSTSGISSNVPMGTVTGATPDGREAEKPTAEGASPTQGTDMKGPTGVLNSVTKFPTIMMTGGQLLNQKFPPELLEGEDRFDRFVSFIKAFINLKAWHVQFNIVSGETLRAAQQNPEEYRDLIVRVAGYCAQFVTLDKKTQDDIISRTEQKF
- a CDS encoding fructose-6-phosphate aldolase; this encodes MKLLLDTANLEEIKKLGDLYPIDGVTTNPSIIAKEGRGFIPLLQEIRAIIGEDKMLHAQVLSTSAEEMVEEAEFLNDKIGGKLYIKIPVIPQGIKAMKILKEKEIKITATAVFTAQQALMAARAGAHFVAPYVNRLDNIAADGINTVKEIINLFGIYNCETQVLAASFKNVNQIHQSTLAGSHAITANPDLIDKLIYHPMTELGVEGFIADWEETYGKGKKVNNL
- a CDS encoding glycyl-radical enzyme activating protein — translated: MSEGLVTRIERYAAYDGPGIRTVVFLKGCPLRCQWCSSPETQHKEQELYYDGELVGKYMNVEEVFLEIKEDITFYNQSGGGVTLSGGEVLLQPRFTADILKRCQEEYIHTAIETSGYGSWDNFEEILEFTDLVLFDLKHLDTKEHLEVTGVENTWIIDNLNRAAKLDKEIIIRIPIIPGINDSKNNIIKTADLAEKLGIKEIHLLPYHSLGREKYNKLGRRYLLGDLESPSDERMNYLKELVENKGLMVQIGG
- the gltA gene encoding NADPH-dependent glutamate synthase; protein product: MSKETKKTKMPEQNPKERISNFDEVTLGYSAKDAINEAKRCLQCKNPLCMQGCPVEIDIPDFIALVAEGKFAEAAQKIKEKNNLPAICGRVCPQEEQCEQKCIVGIKNEPVAIGRLERFVADYVRDTEVIEGVMKQEKGKVAIVGAGPAGLTAAADLAKVGYQVTIFEAFHEAGGVLTYGIPEFRLPKEIVKDEVDKIKQLGVEIKLNHVIGKIKGVDELFKDGYDAVFVGTGAGLPRFLGLEGENLNGVYSANEFLTRVNLMKAYRFPEYKTPVYVGKRVAVIGAGNVAMDAARTALRLGAEESMIVYRRAREQMPARAEEIHHAEAEGIKFKLLNNPTKILGDENGFVTGMECIKMELGEPDDSGRRRPVPIEDSEWVMDVDTVIMAIGQSPNPILLKDSPEIETTDWGTIVADDRTGKTSKEGVFAGGDTVTGAATVIQAMGAGKRAARAIDEYIQGSK